A region of uncultured Carboxylicivirga sp. DNA encodes the following proteins:
- a CDS encoding Gfo/Idh/MocA family oxidoreductase — translation MKGNRRDFIKKTAIAGAGLALAASPFGRTFAALASDKKVRLAVIGTGSRGRYLMELLLAQEVNPNYELVAVCDNYGPSLNEAVALAKRYKINPKTYTDYSQLINQSPVDGVIIATPLHQHAHITIDCLNKGIHVLCEKAMARTLDDTKAMYDAHINSGSILLIGHQRLHSNQYINALQRIHNGEIGVIGQMKAYWHRNHNWRRDVPANLPDLERKINWRLYKEYSAGLLTELMSHQLQVANWAMKKYPVSVMATGSIQYYKDGREVPDNMAAIFSYDDGTQFIYDSMTINKAEGCEEHIIGDYATMKLESNNILREDPIKPEPAPGIAQLINDIQNGLFKSAPIGGSSWAAETAVTYNGEEIYKGQDGDGTREEIVHFIDYIQQKSSPEWMTKEGYYTSIWSLLTEKSIETGERITCPDKYLIG, via the coding sequence ATGAAGGGAAACAGAAGAGATTTTATAAAAAAAACTGCTATAGCAGGTGCCGGTTTGGCTTTAGCTGCTTCTCCTTTTGGCAGAACATTTGCGGCCTTAGCCAGCGATAAGAAAGTGCGTCTGGCTGTTATCGGTACCGGTAGTCGAGGAAGATATCTTATGGAACTTCTCTTGGCTCAAGAAGTGAATCCTAATTATGAACTTGTTGCAGTATGTGATAATTATGGACCAAGCTTAAATGAAGCAGTTGCTTTAGCGAAACGATATAAAATAAATCCTAAAACGTATACTGACTATAGCCAATTAATCAACCAAAGCCCAGTTGACGGTGTAATCATTGCCACTCCTTTGCACCAACATGCTCATATAACGATCGATTGCCTGAACAAAGGAATTCATGTATTGTGTGAGAAAGCAATGGCACGCACCCTCGATGATACAAAGGCGATGTATGATGCTCACATAAATTCCGGATCAATCCTGTTGATCGGGCATCAACGCCTTCATAGCAATCAGTATATAAATGCTTTGCAGCGAATTCACAATGGAGAAATTGGAGTTATTGGTCAGATGAAAGCCTATTGGCATAGAAATCATAATTGGAGAAGGGATGTGCCAGCGAATCTTCCGGATCTGGAGCGTAAGATTAATTGGAGACTCTATAAAGAATATTCAGCCGGCCTTTTAACAGAGTTAATGTCTCATCAGTTACAGGTTGCGAATTGGGCAATGAAGAAATATCCTGTCTCTGTTATGGCTACAGGTAGTATTCAATATTATAAAGATGGAAGGGAAGTACCCGATAATATGGCAGCCATTTTTTCATATGATGATGGTACCCAATTTATCTATGACTCAATGACGATAAACAAAGCCGAAGGATGTGAGGAACATATAATTGGTGATTATGCGACTATGAAATTAGAGTCAAATAATATTTTACGGGAAGACCCAATTAAACCCGAACCTGCACCCGGTATTGCCCAATTGATCAATGACATTCAGAATGGTCTATTTAAAAGTGCACCCATCGGAGGTTCAAGTTGGGCAGCGGAAACAGCTGTAACCTATAATGGTGAAGAGATTTACAAAGGTCAGGATGGAGATGGAACCCGGGAAGAAATCGTTCATTTTATAGACTATATCCAGCAAAAATCATCCCCTGAATGGATGACGAAAGAAGGTTATTATACAAGTATCTGGTCGCTATTGACTGAGAAATCCATAGAAACAGGAGAGCGAATTACATGTCCTGATAAATATCTGATTGGATAA
- a CDS encoding FAD:protein FMN transferase, protein MNINLFHKTFLSMNTRMDVVFWGNDYSLHCKVFEEIKKKTIDLEKVLSRFDSQADTYYLNQNAHKEEIKVSSILFKVIESCIEFKNLTNGYFDVCYQSRMNEDLTERNDLQLNYNTSGIRFLNDNIKLDFGAIGKGIALDHVRNILKLYGIENALVSFGESSVLTIGRHPFGEYWPFSFQSQNGINEELQLTNDCISISGLHNGMAHIKNPNTGELCQSKRTVCVVTDDPISAEVLSTAIIAAPIKEHSQILENFKVRKVLYNSISA, encoded by the coding sequence ATGAATATCAATCTTTTCCATAAAACCTTTTTGTCGATGAATACCCGTATGGATGTTGTATTTTGGGGAAATGACTATTCGCTGCATTGTAAGGTTTTTGAGGAGATCAAGAAAAAAACAATTGACCTGGAAAAAGTTCTTAGTCGTTTTGATTCTCAGGCTGATACATACTACTTAAACCAAAATGCACATAAAGAAGAAATAAAGGTTAGTTCCATATTATTTAAAGTAATCGAAAGTTGTATTGAATTTAAAAATCTTACAAACGGATATTTCGATGTTTGCTATCAAAGTAGAATGAATGAAGACCTTACAGAGAGGAATGATTTACAACTAAATTATAATACATCCGGAATCAGGTTTTTGAATGACAACATCAAACTGGATTTTGGTGCAATTGGCAAAGGAATTGCCTTAGATCATGTGCGTAACATCTTAAAATTATATGGGATCGAAAATGCATTGGTTAGTTTTGGCGAAAGTTCAGTACTAACAATTGGAAGGCATCCATTTGGAGAATATTGGCCTTTCTCATTTCAATCTCAGAACGGAATTAATGAAGAACTGCAACTCACAAACGATTGTATTTCCATTAGTGGATTACATAATGGAATGGCTCATATCAAGAATCCTAATACAGGCGAATTATGTCAATCAAAAAGGACTGTTTGTGTAGTAACTGATGACCCTATAAGTGCCGAAGTGTTATCAACAGCTATAATTGCAGCACCCATTAAAGAGCATTCTCAAATACTCGAAAATTTTAAGGTCAGGAAAGTATTGTACAACTCAATTTCAGCTTAA